The segment ATAATGCGTCGTTCCTCTCTCCATCAATGTGTGTGGTGAGAGGAACGATGCTTAATCAACCGTTGGTTTCCGACAATGATAAGGCCTTGAATGTTCATGTAAAAACATGCTCAACCTTGATAAGATAGTTTTCTGAATGGCCTACTACTATCTAACAGACAATCAGAAAAGTAGATACTGACTTCCAACCATTTCAGTTAATGATTAAAgttgtatcattttatatagcAAAAACAATGCACAATACATAATGTTGCAATTTGTAAATAAACCGTTGTTTACGGTACACATAATTCTAAAACTCCACGATTCATTTGTGTATATACCCTATGTAAAAACTAAAGATTGAATTCCTTTAgaaagtgtgatttttttttttatcaagtcaAGAACATTTTCCTTAACTTTCGTCAAACCCCTTTTAATTGTGTTTGCTATGACCAGGTTTCCTTGGAGACAACCATTGGTAACACTAACCCCGCCCTCTGGTCCTCTGTAACGCCCACAAACTCTGTGATGGAGGGAATCAGGAGCATGGTCAGTAACTACCTGGCTCGAGATGGAACCTCATGGGCACAGCTGTTTATACCATACAACAGTGGCACGTAAGATAGAAAACTTTAGTAGTATACAGACTAATAAAAGTATCCACATGTATAGATACAGTAAACCAAGTATTGCAAGCAATAGATTCTGGACTACCTGACATTTGCAGATATTTTCATCAAGTTCCAGtgttcattgttttaaaataaataaaggacAACTTGTTCATGGAAATAGATTGTTCCTTTCTGATTCCTTAACCAGCAGTAAATGAAATTATAGTTGATTTACAGTATACAGTAGATTTTTCAATGTATATGTACCACATATACATTCTGTGTATGTCACAGGtctgacatatacatgtaaagttagggaaatatcatatttttctgagtcactttttatttacagttaCAACAACCAGTGGATGGTAGTCGACTATAAGCAGTTTCTGCCGGGATCAGCCAACATGACCAAGCTCCTTCATATTGTGGAGCAAATTCCGTAAGTTGCACACTCTTACCTTATCCTTGTAAAAAATGCAATccagtaaaaattaaaattttatcattggaAGAACTAATTGACAAAAAATGCCATTTGAAATTGTTCTGATTTCAAACCTCAATGTCCAatttaattaaagttaatttcaagggttttaatatatttataaacaccaTGATTAACGTAGCTTTAATTATTCCTCAATATATCAAGAAATTCatctaattgttttatttttcaagagGAATGATGGCTGCTGATGATAAGACTGATTTGATCCTGAAACAATCATACTGGCCCAGCTATAACATCCCGTAAGTTTGTTTATCTCTTACGCATAATATTCCATAAAGTTCAAGCTTTCACATCCTGCAAATTAATCGTACATCTTTTAAGTTGTTTATCTTCCAAAGGGAAAcagattttattatgtgttagaACGTTCATTTGTTTGTAGGTATTTCCCTGTAATTTTCAACAAAAGTGGAAGAAATGAGGAGGTCAGGAAATATGGAGACTGGTTCTCTTACAACGGAAGTCCTCGAGCTAAAATCTTCAAGAGAGATAACACCAAGGTCACTGACCTTAAATCTATGATGAGCTTGATGAGGTCAGATATGTTCAGTTCTAGAATTAAATGATACTCACTGATTGATATTGGTTGATGATTCTCAACATATTAATTCTCTTTTAGGATTAACTTGGCTAAATTAAAACAATCATGTACCAGTATTTATGAATAATGCACATTGattttacactttattttagGTATAATGATTTTACTCATGACCCATTATCTCGGTGCAACTGTACTCCGCCCTACAGTGGAGAAAATTCTATTTCTGCTCGCTGTGACTTGAACCCAGCCAATGGAACTTACCCGTTTGGAGCCCTGGGTCACAGATCACATGGGGGCACTGATATGAAGGTCACTACTTTGTACTCCATTTCACTCATtcaagtgtacatgtacatctacttATAATGCCATAGTGTTTTCTTCACTTCAGAGTATAGCAATTTCTATCATAAATATTATGTCAATCAGGTGTACATACTGGTATGTACCTGTAAAGTTAAAGCTTTTTGTCTACTGCAATACTTACAgtaatttctattatttttgGTTGGAGGTGACATAATTCTACGTAAGTATATACCAAGTATATGATATAGATtccttcatatatatatatatatgtacggTACTTGTACCGGTATTTGTTGCATGCTATAATTAAACAGCTTTCTTGATTCTAATTTCAGTAAGTTCCCATTTTTTTATATGGGAAATGATGGTATAATTTAGTCTTTCATGGCTATTAACTTTGTGTTAAATCTTATATCTTTAGCTAACAAACAGCGCAATGTTCAGGGCGATGCAGTTTGTGGCCATCAGTGGACCTACATATGATCAGTTCGCTCCCTTCCAATGGAGCACGTCCGACTTCAAAGACAACACTCCACACATGGGACACCCAGATACGTTCAAATTCGACCCAGTTGTGTTTGACGGAACCACAGATTTCAAACCATTCcagagataaaataaaatatataactcaGGATGATGGgaaatttaaccaaattataCATTGATTGTGGTGCATCTGTTgacatatttc is part of the Magallana gigas chromosome 3, xbMagGiga1.1, whole genome shotgun sequence genome and harbors:
- the LOC105332312 gene encoding putative phospholipase B-like 2, with amino-acid sequence MTGLCLLICGFLGIGLGTVRSQQTASVTWDQSSNKFSLHKGVVQDYVARGAFRNEINSTGWSYLNVSTVQKFPNEVQAYAAGIVEGYLTRELIDLTWQNTVKGYCEKPYNKYCTDLRDFLQKNMDWVSAQKDREGDYWGMVRAFMVQVEGLEAGYKSQQAGEIHGASGKLDPFGMYFLQVSGDVEDLEEALGKKDAKRVRGSGSCSALIKLLPGNKDLYVSHDTWNTYQSMIRVLKKYNFPFQMKKGGTIPGHTMTFSSYPGTLMSSDDYYLISSGLVSLETTIGNTNPALWSSVTPTNSVMEGIRSMVSNYLARDGTSWAQLFIPYNSGTYNNQWMVVDYKQFLPGSANMTKLLHIVEQIPGMMAADDKTDLILKQSYWPSYNIPYFPVIFNKSGRNEEVRKYGDWFSYNGSPRAKIFKRDNTKVTDLKSMMSLMRYNDFTHDPLSRCNCTPPYSGENSISARCDLNPANGTYPFGALGHRSHGGTDMKLTNSAMFRAMQFVAISGPTYDQFAPFQWSTSDFKDNTPHMGHPDTFKFDPVVFDGTTDFKPFQR